The following proteins are co-located in the Telopea speciosissima isolate NSW1024214 ecotype Mountain lineage chromosome 9, Tspe_v1, whole genome shotgun sequence genome:
- the LOC122638662 gene encoding gibberellin-regulated protein 14-like, which yields MAGFASMKNVFFSVLQLSVVLLLLSSVAESLNDFPSHSPTTLPRPVYPPSVLPPVKPSNLSPTNPPTLPPQVYPPSVRPPGKPSNLSPTNPPTLSTPVQPPTVLPPVTPPRTLSPTNPPTLPPPVQPPTVLPPVKPPRTLSPTNHPTLPLPVQTPSFSPVYLPPVHTPTLPSLVGFRFFFPHGYPSSHSPSHLPTLPPPVHSPSLSPAQPPSFPPDNAPEAPPAKYVVVEGVVYCKSCDSDTLSDPVVGAKVKLGCNITKLLTIEEEKTTDETGCFLFEASKKITISSVSYCKVFLVSSPYPKCQKKSKLNCGDTGATLKYEVNPKKALASDTYDVYTPGPLAFESNC from the exons ATGGCGGGTTTTGCTTCAATGAAGAAtgtcttcttctctgttcttcaGCTTTCAGTAGTACTACTCTTGTTGAGTAGTGTTGCTGAGTCATTGAACGATTTTCCGAGCCACTCTCCTACTACCCTCCCCCGACCAGTTTACCCTCCAAGTGTCCTTCCTCCGGTGAAGCCTTCAAATCTATCTCCTACCAACCCTCCTACTCTCCCCCCACAAGTTTACCCTCCAAGTGTCCGTCCTCCAGGGAAGCCTTCAAATCTGTCTCCTACCAACCCTCCTACTCTCTCCACTCCAGTTCAACCTCCCACTGTCCTTCCTCCAGTGACGCCTCCAAGAACTTTATCTCCAACCAACCCTCCTACTCTCCCCCCTCCAGTTCAACCTCCCACTGTCCTTCCTCCAGTGAAGCCTCCAAGAACTTTATCTCCAACCAACCATCCTACTCTCCCTCTTCCAGTTCAGACACCAAGTTTCTCTCCAGTCTACCTTCCTCCAGTTCATACTCCAACTCTTCCTTCTCTGGTTGGATTCCGGTTCTTCTTCCCACATGGGTACCCTTCAAGTCACTCTCCTAGCCACCTTCCTACACTCCCTCCTCCAGTTCACAGTCCAAGTCTCTCACCAGCTCAACCTCCAAGCTTCCCACCTGATAATGCTCCCGAAGCCCCGCCCGCCAAGTATGTGGTTGTGGAAGGGGTTGTTTATTGCAAGTCATGCGACAGTGATACCCTTTCAGATCCAGTCGTTG GTGCGAAAGTAAAGCTAGGGTGCAACATCACCAAGCTTTTAACGATCGAAGAAGAAAAGACTACAGACGAGACTGGTTGCTTCCTCTTTGAAGCATCAAAGAAAATCACCATCTCCTCGGTTTCATACTGTAAGGTGTTCTTGGTTTCATCACCTTACCCTAAGTGCCAGAAGAAATCTAAACTAAACTGTGGAGACACTGGAGCCACCTTGAAGTACGAGGTCAATCCCAAGAAAGCTTTAGCCTCGGACACTTACGATGTCTACACTCCTGGGCCTCTTGCCTTCGAGTCCAATTGTTGA